The sequence below is a genomic window from Borreliella afzelii.
GACTTCATAGCAAGTCATATAAACTTAAGCAAATTTAATGAGGAAAGCATTTCATTAAAAGAAAATTTACTTAAAATATTTTTAAGCTTCATTCAAAATAGATATGATTTTATCATAATGGATACGGCACCCACATTGGGAAGTTTGCTTAATAATAGCTTAATAATTACAGACTATTTAATTATACCTTTGCCAACAGATCAGTGGGCAATTGAAAGTTTAGATCTAATAACCAGTAGACTTCAAGATCTTTTTAGAGAGGATTTGCCAACATTTTATTTAATAACTAAATTTATTGAGAGACAAAATATCGATAAAGAACTTAAAAAATTTATTGAATGTGAGTATAAAGGAAGTTTTTTAGGAAGTGTGCCAAAAAGAGATAATTTGCGTAAAACTATTTTTTATAGAGAAGATTTTAATTTTAACGAGGATTATTATAAAGCCTATGAAAATATACTTGAAAATTTCTTAAGCATACTTTCAAATTAGTTCCATATGGAATTATTAGTTCCATATGGAACTAATTTGAAAGTATGCAATGGAGAAAATAACCAATGAAATTAAATAAAAAAATAGAAATTGTTAAAAGGGTCGAACTCAATGGAAACGAAATAAAAAAAAACAGAGAATCTAGGTATTTAAAATTAAAAGAAAAACTAAAAATTTTAATAAAAGAGGAATCCTATAATAAAATTGAAACAGCTAGAATTTTAAAAGAAATTAACGATAATAAATATTACGTCATAGATAAATATAAAAGCTTTAATCATTTCATAAAAGATTATAATATGGCAAAAACTACTGTCTATAGATATATGAAACTAGCAATAGGAATTGATAGTGGTAAGAT
It includes:
- a CDS encoding ParA family protein, which encodes MDKKKPKIITIASIKGGVGKSTTSLMFTNILSKKNHKILLIDLDPQASSTSFHINIIRKRKINLKNINIYKVLKKEIDIENSIIKINNNIDFIASHINLSKFNEESISLKENLLKIFLSFIQNRYDFIIMDTAPTLGSLLNNSLIITDYLIIPLPTDQWAIESLDLITSRLQDLFREDLPTFYLITKFIERQNIDKELKKFIECEYKGSFLGSVPKRDNLRKTIFYREDFNFNEDYYKAYENILENFLSILSN
- a CDS encoding chromosome replication/partitioning protein, with translation MKLNKKIEIVKRVELNGNEIKKNRESRYLKLKEKLKILIKEESYNKIETARILKEINDNKYYVIDKYKSFNHFIKDYNMAKTTVYRYMKLAIGIDSGKINYELILKKGINYAIQILENNGIIANPKNILNRSFKLKIDDEKSFDFYKSNINFVSFLLKELYYNNQKLLTNIKNKYDNLKEKKQYSEFIK